The nucleotide window TAACCGTGACATTCCGGAAAGTTGAGCGGCTTTTCCTATTGTTAATTTTTGCAATGTATATAACTGAATTGCCAATGTTATTTTAATCCGTTTTTTTAGATCATTTTCTGACTCATTTAAAGCCAAAAGAATATCATTTGGAAAATCTACTGATATCGTTATAATACTCATCTTTTTTTCCTTTTAACCAAATATAATATTTTTT belongs to Chitinophagales bacterium and includes:
- a CDS encoding UPF0175 family protein; the encoded protein is MSIITISVDFPNDILLALNESENDLKKRIKITLAIQLYTLQKLTIGKAAQLSGMSRLEFEKELSKNKVSISNLDEEDIFSDIEKLK